The proteins below come from a single Sorghum bicolor cultivar BTx623 chromosome 4, Sorghum_bicolor_NCBIv3, whole genome shotgun sequence genomic window:
- the LOC110434519 gene encoding uncharacterized protein LOC110434519 isoform X3, translating into MHRSATTRYIFQYSNLTIVEKNSSIRLRMNQLEQTVIARFPQHQSHNITTQAIQQAVENQFGAFVSVQDISRPNLIPWNPEYGSVATLAYTYLPTLSSFDHNTSARTSGKPLKQIQIQIYGIPPHLCSRTTIDALLGKLATIHQITLNTTKHTYFVSAETHCLDAIPPTANIGIKRMLHGKLLLNIWPIWYEIMDITLPTLGFTEQYYNLQPDDEATSARQDTDIERFSPVRNSSEHECGCESDRSMNY; encoded by the exons TTCGGCCACCACAAGATATATTTTCCAGTATTCTAACCTCACGATCGTTGAGAAGAACAGCTCTATCAGACTAAGAATGAATCAGCTGGAGCAGACTGTAATCGCAAGATTCCCGCAACACCAATCACATAATATCACCACGCAAGCCATCCAACAAGctgttgaaaatcaatttggagcaTTTGTTTCAGTTCAGGATATCTCACG CCCCAATCTTATTCCATGGAACCCAGAATACGGCTCAGTTGCCACCCTAGCATATACATATTTACCAACCCTGTCTAGCTTCGACCATAACACCTCAGCACGCACTTCAGGCAAGCCGTTAAAGCAAATACAGATACAAATATATGGCATCCCACCGCATTTGTGTAGTCGCACAACAATTGATGCACTCCTAGGCAAACTAGCCACAATACACCAGATCACACTAAATACCACCAAGCACACATACTTCGTATCTGCAGAAACGCACTGCCTCGATGCAATCCCACCAACAGCAAATATAGGTATCAAAAGGATGCTACACGGCAAACTTCTGCTTAACATTTGGCCTATCTGGTATGAGATAATGGACATCACACTGCCTACACTAG GTTTCACAGAACAATATTACAACTTGCAACCAGACGACGAAGCAACTTCAGCCCGTCAAGACACAG ATATAGAAAGATTTTCACCGGTGCGAAACTCAAGCGAACATGAATGTGGTTGTGAATCCGACCGCAGCATGAATTATTGA
- the LOC110434519 gene encoding uncharacterized protein LOC110434519 isoform X1: MHRSATTRYIFQYSNLTIVEKNSSIRLRMNQLEQTVIARFPQHQSHNITTQAIQQAVENQFGAFVSVQDISRYESNFLLQIHSSTVRRDMLTRGYINMIPSSPNLIPWNPEYGSVATLAYTYLPTLSSFDHNTSARTSGKPLKQIQIQIYGIPPHLCSRTTIDALLGKLATIHQITLNTTKHTYFVSAETHCLDAIPPTANIGIKRMLHGKLLLNIWPIWYEIMDITLPTLGFTEQYYNLQPDDEATSARQDTDIERFSPVRNSSEHECGCESDRSMNY; encoded by the exons TTCGGCCACCACAAGATATATTTTCCAGTATTCTAACCTCACGATCGTTGAGAAGAACAGCTCTATCAGACTAAGAATGAATCAGCTGGAGCAGACTGTAATCGCAAGATTCCCGCAACACCAATCACATAATATCACCACGCAAGCCATCCAACAAGctgttgaaaatcaatttggagcaTTTGTTTCAGTTCAGGATATCTCACGGTATGAATCAAATTTCTTACTCCAGATACACTCATCTACTGTTCGCAGAGATATGCTAACCAGAGGATACATAAACATGATCCCATCCAGCCCCAATCTTATTCCATGGAACCCAGAATACGGCTCAGTTGCCACCCTAGCATATACATATTTACCAACCCTGTCTAGCTTCGACCATAACACCTCAGCACGCACTTCAGGCAAGCCGTTAAAGCAAATACAGATACAAATATATGGCATCCCACCGCATTTGTGTAGTCGCACAACAATTGATGCACTCCTAGGCAAACTAGCCACAATACACCAGATCACACTAAATACCACCAAGCACACATACTTCGTATCTGCAGAAACGCACTGCCTCGATGCAATCCCACCAACAGCAAATATAGGTATCAAAAGGATGCTACACGGCAAACTTCTGCTTAACATTTGGCCTATCTGGTATGAGATAATGGACATCACACTGCCTACACTAG GTTTCACAGAACAATATTACAACTTGCAACCAGACGACGAAGCAACTTCAGCCCGTCAAGACACAG ATATAGAAAGATTTTCACCGGTGCGAAACTCAAGCGAACATGAATGTGGTTGTGAATCCGACCGCAGCATGAATTATTGA
- the LOC110434519 gene encoding uncharacterized protein LOC110434519 isoform X2 has product MHRSIRLRMNQLEQTVIARFPQHQSHNITTQAIQQAVENQFGAFVSVQDISRYESNFLLQIHSSTVRRDMLTRGYINMIPSSPNLIPWNPEYGSVATLAYTYLPTLSSFDHNTSARTSGKPLKQIQIQIYGIPPHLCSRTTIDALLGKLATIHQITLNTTKHTYFVSAETHCLDAIPPTANIGIKRMLHGKLLLNIWPIWYEIMDITLPTLGFTEQYYNLQPDDEATSARQDTDIERFSPVRNSSEHECGCESDRSMNY; this is encoded by the exons CTCTATCAGACTAAGAATGAATCAGCTGGAGCAGACTGTAATCGCAAGATTCCCGCAACACCAATCACATAATATCACCACGCAAGCCATCCAACAAGctgttgaaaatcaatttggagcaTTTGTTTCAGTTCAGGATATCTCACGGTATGAATCAAATTTCTTACTCCAGATACACTCATCTACTGTTCGCAGAGATATGCTAACCAGAGGATACATAAACATGATCCCATCCAGCCCCAATCTTATTCCATGGAACCCAGAATACGGCTCAGTTGCCACCCTAGCATATACATATTTACCAACCCTGTCTAGCTTCGACCATAACACCTCAGCACGCACTTCAGGCAAGCCGTTAAAGCAAATACAGATACAAATATATGGCATCCCACCGCATTTGTGTAGTCGCACAACAATTGATGCACTCCTAGGCAAACTAGCCACAATACACCAGATCACACTAAATACCACCAAGCACACATACTTCGTATCTGCAGAAACGCACTGCCTCGATGCAATCCCACCAACAGCAAATATAGGTATCAAAAGGATGCTACACGGCAAACTTCTGCTTAACATTTGGCCTATCTGGTATGAGATAATGGACATCACACTGCCTACACTAG GTTTCACAGAACAATATTACAACTTGCAACCAGACGACGAAGCAACTTCAGCCCGTCAAGACACAG ATATAGAAAGATTTTCACCGGTGCGAAACTCAAGCGAACATGAATGTGGTTGTGAATCCGACCGCAGCATGAATTATTGA
- the LOC8075684 gene encoding protein FAR1-RELATED SEQUENCE 5 — MVPAMLQDPYASYTSLLLGNEPELQGLYNKGKDTFTTTETEFTEDTEEHQMSTASMNGYINWDYNYEEQDQEIAGLQHETMEGETYNWRTDIFSNMNIQQETMQSTTTTSTMAESAGVHDLLQGTSHSIEQANSNEISDRIEQDKNNTNDQEGEQILTEEEIEAFIQSEQKAASEGNNADSNSRYTPQLGMEFDSKEDAHHFFHFYGFLAGFQIISTHTTRTTDKRRNNEIVKAEMRCQSYGKTRKKKTNGDEEQEIQVESNGNDKAKKRKTNVQVKTNCPVVMVVKLIGTKWRVIRLELDHNHSLQPDNRQQLFSGHKYMTEMEKAIIRTLNDNNIETRKMISVLSYLRGGVTALPYKKKDVANFRTKLNREITGSDMRQALNYFTEKKSNDPSFFYKFDVDEHLRVKNIFWRDADSMKYYAEYGDCLSFDTTYMTNKYNLPFAPFVGVTGHGHTCFFGCAFICDETTDTFKWLFETFIEAMGGKHPVTIITDQDAAMKAAIQQVFPDTKHRNCLFHIKKKCYNKNLKCFASNEGLPEEFEDIIGNSLTVEEFETLWTNMIADYKLENNKYFNKMWEMRERFVLVYFKNDFFPFLQSTGRSEGTSARIKHNVGPTYSITSFIKEYQRIVDATNIAEAREDHANKQKTPKHMEFGYSIELQAMEMYNRNIFNKFMTQLKATTRLNYRQMEQQGQYEVWEKANQVHSRHRLRRYIVITDLTQGTDDYSCICSKFNKDGILCSHILKIMVETEVSKIPDKYIIERWRKKERKMNLKRVQTTNATDDIPRFNILSREAAQLTSKGSSNEEAMEYLLDEFKRIGKNLDIMLTSGNGTTPEVIEGAGGSREAQHSRGQAIHGSDDGSTLQEPETIKKKGRPEKPKRWKDIVEQEREKAKRKAKKNTKKGESSSPNGKSKKKMRRNSSNADN; from the exons ATGGTACCTGCAATGCTCCAG GACCCATATGCATCATATACATCTCTGCTGCTTGGCAAT GAACCTGAATTGCAAGGTTTATACAATAAAGGGAAAGATACATTCACAACTACTGAAACTGAATTTACAGAAGACACGGAG GAACATCAAATGAGCACTGCAAGCATGAATGGTTACATCAATTGGGACTACAACTATGAGGAACAAGATCAAGAG ATTGCAGGGCTCCAACATGAAACAATGGAAGGAGAAACCTACAATTGGAGAACAGATATTTTCAGCAATATGAACATTCAACAG GAAACCATGCAGAGCACTACAACAACAAGTACTATGGCAGAATCAGCAGGAGTACATGATCTACTACAAGGGACATCACATAGCATCGAGCAGGCAAACTCAAATGAAATCTCAGACAGAATTGAACAAGACAAAAACAACACAAATGACCAAGAAGGAGAACAAATACTAACagaagaggagattgaagcatttATACAATCAGAACAAAAGGCAGCAAGTGAGGGGAACAATGCAGATAGTAATAGCAGATACACACCGCAGTTGGGAATGGAATTTGACAGCAAGGAAGATGCCCACCATTTCTTCCACTTCTATGGATTCTTAGCAGGTTTCCAAATCATCAGCACACATACAACAAGGACTACAGACAAGAGAAGAAATAATGAAATTGTCAAAGCTGAAATGAGATGCCAAAGCTATGGCAAAACTAGAAAGAAGAAAACAAACGGGGATGAAGAACAAGAAATACAAGTTGAATCAAACGGCAATGACAAAGCGAAAAAAAGAAAGACAAATGTGCAAGTGAAAACAAACTGCCCAGTAGTGATGGTGGTCAAGcttattggaacaaagtggaggGTCATAAGGTTAGAACTAGATCACAATCATTCACTTCAACCTGATAACAGACAACAGCTATTCAGTGGACATAAGTATATGACTGAAATGGAAAAAGCAATCATAAGAACACTGAATGACAACAACATAGAAACAAGAAAGATGATTTCAGTACTATCCTATTTGAGGGGAGGTGTCACTGCTCTACCATACAAGAAAAAAGATGTAGCTAATTTTAGAACAAAACTGAACAGAGAAATTACTGGATCTGACATGAGGCAGGCACTGAACTACTTCACAGAAAAGAAAAGCAACGACCCGTCATTCTTCTACAAGTTTGATGTAGATGAACATCTCAGAGTAAAAAATATATTCTGGAGAGATGCAGATTCAATGAAGTACTATGCTGAATATGGAGACTGCCTAAGCTTTGACACCACATACATGACAAACAAATACAACCTACCCTTTGCACCATTTGTAGGAGTCACAGGACATGGACACACTTGCTTCTTTGGATGTGCCTTTATATGTGATGAGACAACTGATACTTTCAAATGGCTCTTTGAAACATTCATAGAAGCAATGGGGGGAAAGCATCCAGTCACAATCATAACAGATCAAGACGCTGCAATGAAGGCAGCTATACAACAAGTATTCCCTGATACAAAACACAGGAATTGCTTGTTCCATATCAAGAAGAAATGCTACAACAAAAATCTTAAATGCTTTGCAAGCAATGAAGGCTTACCAGAGGAGTTCGAAGATATCATAGGCAACAGCTTGACAGTAGAAGAATTCGAAACCCTATGGACAAATATGATTGCAGATTACAAGCTAGAAAACAACAAGTACTTCAACAAGATGTGGGAAATGAGGGAGAGATTCGTACTAGTGTACTTCAAGAATGATTTCTTCCCATTTCTACAAAGCACAGGAAGAAGTGAGGGCACCAGTGCCAGGATCAAACACAATGTAGGGCCTACATACAGCATCACAAGCTTCATTAAAGAGTACCAAAGAATAGTTGATGCAACAAACATAGCAGAAGCGAGGGAAGACCACGCTAACAAACAGAAAACTCCTAAGCACATGGAATTTGGATACAGTATTGAGCTACAAGCAATGGAGATGTACAATAGAAACATATTCAACAAGTTCATGACACAGCTAAAAGCTACAACAAGactaaattatagacaaatggAACAACAAGGTCAGTATGAGGTATGGGAGAAAGCAAATCAAGTACACAGCAGACATAGATTGAGGAGATACATAGTCATTACTGACCTGACACAGGGGACAGACGATTATAGTTGCATATGTAGCAAATTCAACAAGGATGGAATACTGTGCTCCCATATCCTCAAAATAATGGTAGAAACAGAAGTAAGCAAGATTCCAGATAAATACATAATAGAGAGgtggagaaaaaaagaaagaaagatgaACCTGAAAAGGGTACAGACAACAAATGCAACAGATGACATCCCCAGATTCAACATACTGTCAAGAGAAGCAGCACAATTAACTTCAAAAGGATCATCAAACGAAGAAGCAATGGAATACCTATTAGATGAGTTCAAAAGAATTGGAAAAAATCTGGACATCATGCTAACATCAGGAAATGGAACAACACCTGAAGTAATTGAAGGTGCAGGAGGGTCTAGAGAAGCACAGCATAGTAGAGGCCAAGCAATACATGGTTCAGATGATGGATCAACTTTACAGGAACCAGAAACCATTAAAAAGAAGGGGAGACCAGAAAAACCAAAAAGATGGAaagatatagtagaacaagaaaGAGAGAAAGCAAAAAGAAAAGCAAAGAAGAACACAAAGAAAGGAGAAAGCTCAA GTCCAAATGGgaaaagcaagaagaagatgagaagaAACTCAAGCAATGCAGACAATTAA
- the LOC110435069 gene encoding putative ubiquitin-like-specific protease 1B, with protein MVNNFVMAAFCYYLFNQASGHPDLSKCHYFFSNIADHLLKDADVASEEILNRALTRSSKNRPLYCSDLLFFPCFHDEHWFVFVVDIKDRSFVFLDSYYALHDEYQADVRDRMIPNFKHWWKRCGLVDMGFNNYKLHYPYVPRQSATNYTDSGVYVMMFLEHWKSPRNSLFTLFKESDIPNLRIKFANDLLLSPKNSGRKDLVTNFEFADNEES; from the exons ATGGTCAATAATTTTGTTATGGCTGCTTTTTGCTATTATTTGTTCAATCAGGCGTCTGGTCATCCTGATCTTTCCAAGTGCCACTACTTCTTTTCTAATATTGCT GATCATCTCCTTAAGGATGCAGATGTTGCTAGTGAAGAGATTTTGAATCGAGCTTTGACTAGATCTAGCAAGAATAGGCCTCTTTATTGTTCTGATCTG CTTTTTTTCCCATGTTTTCATGATGAGCACTGGTTTGTATTTGTGGTTGATATAAAAGATCGTTCTTTTGTGTTCTTGGATTCATATTATGCATTACATGATGAGTACCAGGCAGATGTGAGAGATCGAATG ATCCCTAACTTCAAGCATTGGTGGAAGCGTTGTGGTTTGGTTGACATGGGTTTCAACAACTATAAGTTGCATTATCCATATGTCCCTAGGCAATCTGCTACGAATTA TACTGATTCTGGAGTTTATGTGATGATGTTCCTGGAGCATTGGAAATCTCCTCGCAATTCTTTGTTTACTCTATTCAAAGAATCAGATATTCCTAATCTGAGGATAAAGTTTGCAAATGATCTTCTCCTTTCACCGAAGAACTCTGGTCGTAAGGATCTTGTTACCAACTTTGAGTTTGCT GACAATGAAGAAAGCTAG
- the LOC8075685 gene encoding uncharacterized protein LOC8075685, translated as MFILVDVAVASQVGAKLAVDVDPAGSSLKRSSPCTSKHVRFGLDVPKGIFHDVARASDGANHSKSVPAITNVDVIRVGTESDAEVELFSSPNHYVGPTIVMQTIPDSDDDSARITPKLSKIVSSASQLNHLSKVGSSVVVPVNISSPEVTIVGSRSLSQKLKSMGKKSEDVYNSNVNKSIPGLKSSHQSLSKTLGYACSTPIEGAGGSSRSDFKIRDSSTGGKVPIHGPRRLVVPSRKIRDEFEIERSKFKISKSQILNYKAICSLAASRDSGYVFVVVCILRNVLFFF; from the exons ATGTTCATATTAGTAGATGTTGCAGTTGCATCTCAAGTTGGAGCGAAGCTTGCTGTAGACGTTGATCCTGCAGGGTCTTCTTTGAAAC gTTCTTCTCCTTGTACTAGCAAGCATGTCAGATTTGGTTTGGATGTCCCAAAAGGTATATTCCATGATGTTGCTCGAGCTAGTGATGGTGCTAATCATTCCAAGAGTGTTCCTGCAATTACTAATGTCGATGTGATTCGTGTTGGTACTGAATCTGATGCTGAAGTTGAACTTTTTTCTTCTCCCAATCATTATGTTGGT CCTACAATTGTTATGCAGACTATTCCTGATTCTGATGATGATTCTGCTCGCATTACTCCTAAGTTGTCTAAGATTGTGTCTTCTGCTTCTCAATTGAATCATTTATCGAAGGTTGGTTCTTCTGTTGTTGTTCCTGTCAAT ATTTCTTCTCCTGAAGTTACTATTGTTGGTTCAAGATCTCTAAGTCAGAAGCTTAAGTCAATGGGCAAGAAATCAGAGGATGTGTATAATTCTAATGTGAATAAATCTATTCCTGGTTTGAAATCTTCTCATCAATCTTTGTCTAAGACTCTTGGGTATGCTTGTTCAACTCCCATTGAGGGTGCTGGTGGTTCAAGTAGATCTGACTTCAAGATTAGAGACTCTTCTACTGGTGGCAAGGTGCCTATTCATGGTCCTAGGAGGCTTGTTGTGCCTAGCCGTAAAATACGTGACGAGTTTGAGATTGAAAGATCTAAATTCAAAATTAGCAAATCTCAAATTTTGAATTACAAGGCTATCTGTAGTTTGGCTGCTTCTCGTGACAGTGGGTATGTGTTTGTGGTTGTCTGTATTTTGAGAAATGTTTTGTTCTTTTTTTAG